Below is a genomic region from Gillisia sp. Hel_I_86.
ATGTTCATCAATAACGAAATTGCAAGAAAAGATGGATTAACTTCTATTCTGCGCGGTTTTAAAAAGAATGATCTAAAAAATTTAGCTAAAAAAATACCAACTCAAAAACATAGTATTAAATGGAAATGGGCCTTCCGCTACCGTTGGATCTTAAAGAAATAACCCCTTATGAGTGTAAGAATTATTAGTGTTCAAAAAGAACTTCCAAAATATTTTAGAGAAACTTCAGATATTATTCCGTTGGTGGAAGAGTGGTTGGATGAAAAAGATGAGCGTTTTAAAAGAAAGATCACCAAAATATTTGAAGGGGCGGGGGTGGATAAGCGATATTCCATAATGGCACCGGAAGAAGTTTTCACAAAGACTTCTTTTGAAGATAAAAACAATATCTATGTTCGGGAGGTCAAGAAATTAGGAAAGAATGTGTTAAAAGCTGCCTTAGAAGAGAATCACTGGGCACCGGAATCTTTGGATTTTATTATAACCGTGAGTTGTACGGGGATCATGATCCCTTCTCTAGATGCGTATTTGATTAACGAACTAGAACTAAATCAAAACATCACACGACTTCCGGTTACAGAAATGGGTTGTGCTGCAGGAATCTCAGGAATGATCTACGCCCATAAATTTTTACAAGCCAATCCAGGAAAAAGGGCGGCCATTATTGCCGTAGAAAGTCCAACAGCTACTTTTCAGTTGGAAGATTTTAGTATGGCGAATATGGTGAGTGCAGCCATTTTTGGGGATGGTGCGGC
It encodes:
- a CDS encoding type III polyketide synthase; this encodes MSVRIISVQKELPKYFRETSDIIPLVEEWLDEKDERFKRKITKIFEGAGVDKRYSIMAPEEVFTKTSFEDKNNIYVREVKKLGKNVLKAALEENHWAPESLDFIITVSCTGIMIPSLDAYLINELELNQNITRLPVTEMGCAAGISGMIYAHKFLQANPGKRAAIIAVESPTATFQLEDFSMANMVSAAIFGDGAACVLLSSEEDAKGPKIIGDEMYHFFDATHLMGFHLANSGLLMILDERVPETISKHFPDIIYPFLEKNGSSIDKVEHLIFHPGGRKIVQTVSNLFGTLGKNIDDTREVLRLYGNMSSVTVLYVLERFLQKEIPKGEQGLLLSFGPGFSAQRILIEW